TCGGTCGGTCTTTGAGCTGCAGAGTGTCTCACCACATACACGCTCATGCCCTGTATGAAGTCCTGCTTGTTGACTTGCTCTTGTTGCTAAGATGCCACCTTCTGGAAGATATGCTATTGTTATAGATCACACCAAGAAATGACAGTGCCCAGTTGGATCAAGACAAGTTGCTTGCTGTAAGACCTGTGTCCAAGCATGGATCAGTGTGCACTCTGGGACTCATGGGAACAGCTGTGGCTCTCCCTGGCACCCATGGAACAGCAGAGTGACAGGGCTTCTACAGGATAGCTGTGGAGGATGTCATGAAGCTCTCAGCCTCTTCCGGATTCTTGGCTGTGGCAGAGCTGCCTGCCCTCAGTGAACACTCGTGTTTTAGTGAGCTTGGTATCCCACTGTTCACAGGCCCTTTTCTAGACATGAGCAAAGTACACAGAGGTTCAGGCCACCTAAAATTGCTGTGTTGCTAGGTCAGAAATGAAGGATGTGGACAACTGAGTATTATGCAGCGATGTGTCTGCATGTAATCTCTGGTCATTTGTACTACCTCACAAAAAGAATGGTTGCAAAGATCAGGACAGCAGCTCCTAACTTAGGCATTCCAGCACCAGCTTACTGTCCTCTAGCCAGCCCCCATCTGAGGGACTGACTTCTTTTCCACCAGCTTCTCCTGAATGTGCCTGGAGGGCTGGGCACCTGGGGTCCCACTGGCCAGCTCTTGCCTCATAAGATCTTTGGCTCCTTTAGCTTCCTttggcttccttttccttctgcttcctcttcacaGAGCATCAGTAGCCTGTAAGCCTGAGCTTTTCACGTGCTCTGAAGCACTTGAAGGTAGTGCTGGTTGTCCCTCCCGAAGGCTCAGGATGACTTTGTTAGTCCCAAGGGCCTCAGACAAAGTGTTCTCCCTCCTTTGATCATCTCAGTGCTACCTGACTTCAAGGTTCCTCCAGGCCAGCACACCTCAGAAGGTGGCAGATCTGTCTTGATGCCACTGATGCCCTCTCTGCAGCCTGAGCCTGTGCAGCTTTAGTCAAGACGCATCAGTTCTGCCCGCCTTGGATCTCACCAAGTGCTGAAAGGGGTGTGGTCATCTGCTTACCCTTTGTGGGCAGTGTGCTGTGGCCGGGCGGGGAGGGGTTCTCAGGACTTGtatgtgtttcctacagggaaGAGTGGATGCGGGCTATCCAGATGGTGGCCAACAGCCTGAAGCAGCGGGGCCCAGGGGAGGATGCCATGGACTACAAGTGTGGCTCCCCCAGTGACTCTTCCACACCTGAGATGATGGAGGTGGCTGTCAACAAGGCCCGGGCCAAAGTGGTAAGTGCTGGTGGCAGGTGGccaggggctggggctgcagcAGCCCTGCCTGCCTGGGTTTCCACACACACAGTATGCAGGGCTCCAGCAAGGGCTTCAGGGCTTCCCACTGTGGGGTCGTTTCTGGTTATGGATGCTGTTGGGGGCTGCCCTGTGCCATGGGCTGAGAGGCGGTGCCAGGGCAAACTGATCTGAATCTATTGGGGAAGTTGGAAGGCTCATGCTGGGAGAGCATAGGCCTGCTTGTCTGCAGCTCCAGCATGCAGTTACCACCTACCCCTCATGCCCCAGCCCCGCACGAAGCCCTTTGGGTTTCCTCTTCCTTATTAAAATTTCATCCCATGGGCTGAGTGCCAAACACCAAAGGCTGTGTGTTCTCTCTACCCACAGACCATGAATGACTTCGATTATCTCAAACTCCTTGGTAAGGGCACCTTCGGCAAAGTCATCTTAGTGCGGGAGAAGGCCACTGGCCGCTATTATGCCATGAAGATCCTGAGGAAGGAGGTCATCATTGCCAAGGTGGGCCACtgagggctggggcagggagacTTCATCGGGAGTGTCCAAAGATAACATTGCAGTAACTTTAGGTTAGACCTGATTGGCTTTAGTTGTGGTTTGTGAGGTGGGGCAGCCTTAGTTATGTAAACAGAGTGCTCCCACCAGGCCAGGACAGAGTGCTCCTACCAGGCTCTAAACAGAGTGCTCCCACCAGGCTCTCAATAGAGTGCTCCCACCAGGCCGGGACAGAGCAGTAGCGTTCAGAAGGCAACAGCAGCAAGGAAGCCCAACACAGAGGGAGAGCCGATTGGGTAACATTAGGTTTATTGTCATGCAGCCTTCTGTTCTCAGGAAAACCAATTTCTTGGCCCATCAAGCTGCTTCTGCTGGGGCCTAGTGCTCAGGTCATCACAGTGGCCTGTAGTGATGGGAAGGGCTCAGTAGTAGGGCTCTTGACGGACATGTGCAAGGCCCCATTCCGGGTCTGCACCTTAAGAGAGGGGAGGAATGCTGAGGATGGAGCCCTGTAAGCTCTGTGCCCTGAACCATACCCCAGTGTCCTTGGGAGCTTGCCATCCGATGCTGTGTACTTACTTTCCTCCTGCATCCTGTCCCAACCTCATAGGATGGCCGGATGGCTGAGGAGAAAGGCCTGAGCCCCTGGAGGCCTGGGCCGCCCTCAGCAGGTGCTGTTTAGAAGCTGCGTCAGGAAGGGTGGTAGGGAGGTGGAGCTCAGGGGTGGGAGCTCGCTGGACCAGTGCGGTGCCTGGGTTTGACCACAGCCATGGCAGTTCTCTGTTGCTTTtcatctgagacagggtttctctgggtagcccaggctgtcctgaactcactctgtagaccaggctggccttgaactcagagatccgcctttGCCTTCCgtgtgctggagttaaaggcatgagccaccatgcttggctgaaacttttcaagaagaaaaatagaGCATCTTTGTGGTTATGATTGTTGAGCAGTGACCAGTGCTGAGCCTTGTTTCATTGGCTGTGCCCTCATTTTATGTGCTGCAATCCCTGCACATGGTACGACCAGCAGGGAAACGAACCACGAGAGGCAAGAAGGAGACCTGATTCAGCACAACTTAGCCTGGCTGGTTCAAACTTCCGGGTGGTTTGTTTTTGACATACTTAAACACAGTACAACTTTGGAAAAGGTTTCCTCATGACCGTTAACACAACAAAGCTTAAGGCCTGACTATATCAAAACtcctttgcaaagtacatgtCTTTTGCAAAATACCTTTGACCTTTTCCAAAAGAATGTGTTCTATTGgctgagaaacaatgctcaggatAAGGGTCTAAGGGaggagagatttttttgttttgttttgtttcatatagcatctctgtgtagccctggctgtcctggaacttactctgtagaccaggctgaccttgaagttaGGGATCTATCTGTCCAAGCCTCCTGAGTGAGCTACCACATCCAGTGGGAGAAAGGGTTCATGATAAACTTAATAGCAAGACACTTTCGCAAAGTACATGGGGCCTCTTTCATAAGGATGGAttggttctattgactgagaaacaatgctcaggatAAGGGGTTTGGGGGAGGCCTGCCTTTACAGATTAGCAAAGCTCACCAGGTTATTAACACATCCATTCCTAGCCTTCTGGATGGAAAACAAGTGTTCACATCCCTCCCATTGAGACAAGCCTGTGTGCTTAACAGCTCTGGTTTCTCTGTTGCTATCTGTAAGATAGGTGTAGCATGGACCTTGTGCCTCTATAGActtctttttgtttccttcccttttgttttttaaatttgtattggtgtttttgcctgcatgtatgtttgtgcactatatatgcagtacccaaggaggctaaaaggggcattggatctcctggaactagagttaagttgtgagcagccatgtgggtgctgggaattgaacttgggtcctctggaagagcagcaagcatttttaaccactgagccatctttgcagcccatcatcatcatcatcatcatcatcatcatcatcatcttttcttttttgagtctagAGTATTTTCAGATATATTCTAGCCACACCATTTCACCTgtgtatattttaagtttttttttttttttttttttaagattacttGTATGTGTTCATGGGgagagtgtgtgcacatgagtgcagttgactgtggaggcctgaagagtgTGGCaggtcccctggagttggagttgcaggCTATTATGAGTGgattaacatgggtgctgggaattgaacttgggtcctctgcaagaagaaacaaaacctcTTACAGATTCTCAGTAACGTTGACCCAGGGCAGGCTTGTCAGCTTCAGCAGTGTTGTGGCCCACGTCATCCCGAAGAGTGGGGCTGCACTGTGCAGGAGGTTTAGCGGCATATCCCCAGCTGTGCATGCAGAGGCTACTAGCAACCTCCACTTGTGATGATCAGAAATGATCTGAGATTTCCAGCATCTCCTGAGTGTATGCCCTTGCCCAGGTTGTTGAAGTAGCAAAAGGAGGCATCTGGGAGCTTTCCTGTAGTCCTGCCCTTGGGCACACACCAAACTTAAGCTTGTGATGCAGTATCCTGGGAGGTTGATGCTGCTGGTGCCAGACCTCACCCTGAGGAGTACTTCTTAGATCTAGAGCCTTCACCAGTTCCTTCTCTAAAGCTGGTTTCCCACACTGGTGTGGTACCTGGGGGGTGGGAGCAAGATCACGTACTGTGTGCTTCATCTCCCTTTTGGGCTACATGTTAGTGCTGCGTCACTGCAGCAGGCTAAGGTAGACAGTTTGGGGTGCATTCCAGTGCTGAGTCCCTGCAGCAGGCTGAGGTAGACAGTTTGGGGTACATTCCAGTGCTGCGTCCCTGCAGCAGGCTGAGGTGGACAGTTTGGGGTGCATTCCAGTGCTGAGTCCCTGCAGCAGGCTGAGGTAGACAGTTTGGGGTACATTCCAGTGCTGCGTCCCTGCAGCAGGCTGAGGTAGACAGTTTGGGGTGCATTTCAGTTCTGCATCACTGCGACAGGCTGAGGTAGACTGTGAGGACGGAAGGGTCTGGCTCTTCACACCTTTCAGTTTATGGCTGCAGTATTCTGTAGCTTTAGGCCTGCGGAGACATTGTACATCATTATAGGAGCCATGGCAGAGGGGCTGGGAAGTAAGAGAGGAAGAGGTCTAGGTTCCCATATCTCTTTCCAGGGCATGTCCACAGACCTAGTTTCCTCCCATTAGGCTCCATGTCTCCATGGTCTCGCACTTCCCAAGAGTACAGTAGGTGGGAACCAAGCCTCCAGCACACACGGGCCTTTGGGGTCACTGAAGGGTCAAGCTACAGTGGATGTTAACGGTGGCCTGAGTTCAGGTGCTGCTCGCCCAGTGTTTACATTGTGAAGTCTGTTTATCAACTGCTCATCTTGTTGCTGCTTGGAGATCACCGGTGTCTAGGCTGCCCTTTGGTCAGGGCCTGAGGAGCCCTGTTCTGCCCCTGCCGCTCATCTGCACTGTCTGTCCGCAGGATGAGGTCGCCCACACCGTCACCGAGAGCCGGGTCCTGCAGAACACCAGGCATCCCTTCCTTACTGTGAGTTCCCTCCCTGCCAACCCTTGGAAAGAGCTAAAGCCTTGCTACTATAAGCACAGCTTAGGCGTAGGGCCAGTTGGCCAGGCAAAGCGTCCCTGGGCTCCCAGACTGTTGGAGCATCAGGACACTGGGTGGTGGCTGCATGACAGCCATGTTTGGGAGTGAGGGGTGCCCAGCCCAGCTGGCCCAAGTGGGAAGAAGATACCGTAAACACAAACGTGCTATCGTCGTGTGCCTGTTGACCCTGGCTGAGTAGATGTGGAAAGCAGCTTTAAGGCCGTGGTTCCCGTGAAGTTCCTGTCAGTTCAGTAGACTGGGTTGAGGCTGCTGCCCTGTGAAGGACGGTACTTGTTCACACGAGATTTGATGACAGAACCTTGGAGTTTATGGTTTGTGTGAGCAGAGGGACTGGCAGGGATTGGTGAGGAACCCTTGGTAGGGCTCGTTAAGAGTACAGTCTGAGAGCCATTGTGTACTGACAGCTTGCTTGTCTGTCTTGCCTTTGGAGTTGGTGCCCGGTCCATTGTCACTCTGAGCCACAGTGAACAAGAGTCCCTGTGGTAGAGACACAGCTCCCATGTGTGACAAGGAGAGAGCTGAGGAGAGATAGCTCATGGTCAGGGCGTAGTTTTCTCCTCTGGACAtgtctgggatttgaactcctaTGACCCAGGCAGGCAGAGTGTGCCAGTCCAGGTTCCTTCTGTGCCAGCGTTCTGGTTCCCTTCACAGGCCCTGAAGTACGCCTTCCAGACCCATGACCGCCTGTGCTTTGTGATGGAGTACGCCAACGGGGGCGAGGTGAGCCGTGCCGCCTGGTCACTGTGCGGTGGTAGTGAGGGAAGCAGGAAGACGTGGGTGAGATGGGGGCGCGCGCATGCGTCTTGTGGAGAGAGGCAAGCTCTCCCCTTCCCCTGTGCAGCAGGAGGTAGGAGAGCCATTTGAAGATGGGGCAGGCTGGGAGGTGCAGTGAGAGGCTCACCCAGGGGACATCGCTGCTGTGTTGCTGGGCAGTGTTCAAAGCCAGGGGCAGGCCTGTGGGTGGAGACTGCCAGTGCCAGGAAAGCCACCTGAGGCTGTGCCATGTCAGGGGACTGCCCAGCTGTCCCGCTCAGCAGGtcactcactgtgggtggtggctTCTCACCTTTGACACTCTCCGCCACTTGTCCCTCGtgctgtctccaccttccctggTGTCGTCACTCACTGGTCACTCCTCACTCCTCAGCCCTTGCCCGCTTGCTTAGCAATCACCAATGAATTAATTAATGGACCTGTTTGCTTATTTACTGGCAAAATCTCATTCAgacagctcaggctggtctcaaactcattcTCATTGTGTCGCTAAGCCTGATGTTGAATTCTTGATGCTCCTCtttctacctccctccctccgtctgtctgtctgtctgtctgtctgtctgtctatcctatctatctatctatctatctatctatctatctatctatctatctatctatctatctatctatcatctctctctctctctcatctatctatctaactatctgtctatctatctatctatctatctatctatctatctatctatctatctatctatcatctatatctctctgtctctctatatctgcctatctatctatctatctatctatctatctatctatctatctatctatctatctatctatctatctatctagagtCTTGTGTaatccaggctagtctcaaacaaACCCTGtggccaaggatggccttgaattcctacTCTGCTGCTTAGCCTCCTAGTGCTGAGGCTATGGGCGAGCCCCACGGTGCTGGTTTACATCcttcatccttttctttcttgttcttttcttactTGGTCCTTCTTGCTGGAGCCCATGTGTTCTGGGgcatgctggggggggggggggcagggctaaGGCCTCGCCTCTGGGACATGCCGGGGGTGGGGCGGCAGGGCTAAGGCCTCGCTCGCCTCCTTCCACAGCTGTTCTTCCACCTCTCTCGGGAGCGAGTTTTCACGGAGGATCGGGCCCGATTTTACGGTGCAGAGATCGTATCAGCTCTTGAGTATTTGCACTCAAGGGATGTGGTGTACCGTGACATCAAGGTGAGTAGATGGCCTAGGGACAAGTGtcgggtggggtgggagtggaagTGCACAGAAGGTCCAGGCTGGCCCATGGCACACACTCCAGACATTTCCACAGTGAAGACCTGTGAGACTCCAGGCTGCTGATGGGGTTGTGGGTTGGCAGCATCCTGAGCATGACTTGGTAGTGAGACCAAAACTACTTGCCAGCCATCTGTCCTTGCCTTCTGCACACCAGAAAGAGGGAATGTCTTTACCTGGGAAGGTGTGCacacactcagagcacactgtTCATGCGGCCTACAGCACCTGCTGCCAGAAAATGGACACCATGTGCTGTGGCCTTTTCCAGGTAAACTAGGTAGAGAGCAAGCTCCACAGTGGCTGTGGCTGCATCCCATGGGCCAGCACTGAGGGGAGGGGCCGGAGCAGATGGACAGACCTTTCGCAGTGGACTTGGGGTGAAGCTTGGTGCTAGAGTGTCTGCTGGGTGTGGAGTGCACACACCAGCACAGTAGGCCGTCCTGAGAAGAGCAAGTAACAAGAGTGGTCCATTACTGGGCTCCCGGCTTCTGCTGGAGCCGGACCTGCGGATGGCAGGGCCTTACTGACGCGTCATGTATGCTATGCATACTCTCTTCCGGTATGtgttttataacttaaaaaaaaatctgggcttatgcctgtaattttaatacaggctgaggcaggaggattgctttatGTTAAAGCTAACTTGAGCTACAGagggatcctgtctccaaaaatttaCCAAATTCTGAGAACATAGTAACCTTCACATTGAGCCTTAAGAAACTAAAGtccatggggttggggatttagctcattggtagagcacttgcctagcaagtacaaggccctgggttcgatcctcagctccaaaaaaaagaaagaaactaaagtccaggccgggcatggtggcacatgcctttaattctagtggAGACAGCTAGATCTCtttgggttccaggccagccagggctacacaggagaccttgtttcaaaaagaaaagaaactgaaacccaCAGTGCATGTGCTATATGGCTGTCTTGTCCCCTAGGAATCCCTAGTGTGATAGTTTACCACCCCAAACCACTGCTTCTACAGTcatggttctcacccttcctgatgctgcgaccctttaatacagttcctcatgttgtagtgaccccgaccataaaattattttcgttgcaatttcataactgtaattttgctatggttatgaattgtaatgtaaatatctgtgttttccgatggtcttaggtgacccttgtgcaaaggtcattcgacccccacaggttgagaaccgctgaccTAGAGGAAAACCCTGGGAGGATTTGACCCTCatatattggcttttttttttttttttttttaaacagctggaAAACCTCATGCTGGACAAAGATGGCCATATCAAGATCACTGACTTTGGCTTGTGCAAAGAGGGCATCAGTGATGGGGCCACCATGAAAACCTTCTGTGGTACCCCGGAGTACTTGGCACCTGaggtggctggggctggggcgTGGGAGCGTGCAGGCCAAGGGCGGAGGGAGCCTGAGGGTGGAGCCACTCTAGCTCCTCTTGCCtggcctcttctgtcctccaggtGCTGGAGGACAATGACTACGGACGTGCAGTGGACTGGTGGGGGCTGGGTGTGGTCATGTACGAGATGATGTGCGGCCGCCTGCCCTTCTACAACCAGGATCATGAGCGCCTCTTCGAGCTCATCCTCATGGAGGAGATCCGCTTCCCACGAACACTTGGGCCAGAGGCCAAGTCCCTGCTGGCTGGACTGCTGAAGAAGGACCCTAAGCAGAGGTGTGGCCTGGCAGTGTGTGGTCCCCTGAACAGCCCCAGTGGCCCACAGTAGGCATTTCCACACACCAGCCTGCCTTGCCCTTCCCTGCCCTTGTGTGGGGACACAGGAGTACAGCATTCCTTTGACCGGCCTGAGGTCACAGGACTGTATATGGCTGAGCCGGTGTGTGGCCATCTGCCCTCTAAGCCTGTCCTGCTACCCTGTCACCTCTTTGCGGGTTGAGATGAGGCCAGTATGTGGCTCCCAGAACCTGCCATTGTGGGGCTGGGTGCTGGGTGGTAGGTGATGTTTGTCTCTGCCCAGGCTCGGCGGGGGTCCCAGTGATGCGAAGGAGGTCATGGAGCACAGGTTCTTCCTCAGCATCAACTGGCAGGATGTGGTACAGAGAAAGGTGAGCCTTGCCTGCCCCAGGGGTCCC
The nucleotide sequence above comes from Peromyscus maniculatus bairdii isolate BWxNUB_F1_BW_parent chromosome 1, HU_Pman_BW_mat_3.1, whole genome shotgun sequence. Encoded proteins:
- the Akt2 gene encoding RAC-beta serine/threonine-protein kinase isoform X1 produces the protein MNEVSVIKEGWLHKRGEYIKTWRPRYFLLKSDGSFIGYKERPEAPDQTLPPLNNFSVAECQLMKTERPRPNTFVIRCLQWTTVIERTFHVDSPDEREEWMRAIQMVANSLKQRGPGEDAMDYKCGSPSDSSTPEMMEVAVNKARAKVTMNDFDYLKLLGKGTFGKVILVREKATGRYYAMKILRKEVIIAKDEVAHTVTESRVLQNTRHPFLTALKYAFQTHDRLCFVMEYANGGELFFHLSRERVFTEDRARFYGAEIVSALEYLHSRDVVYRDIKLENLMLDKDGHIKITDFGLCKEGISDGATMKTFCGTPEYLAPEVLEDNDYGRAVDWWGLGVVMYEMMCGRLPFYNQDHERLFELILMEEIRFPRTLGPEAKSLLAGLLKKDPKQRLGGGPSDAKEVMEHRFFLSINWQDVVQRKLLPPFKPQVTSEVDTRYFDDEFTAQSITITPPDRYDSLGSLELDQQTHFPQFSYSASIRE
- the Akt2 gene encoding RAC-beta serine/threonine-protein kinase isoform X2, translating into MNEVSVIKEGWLHKRECQLMKTERPRPNTFVIRCLQWTTVIERTFHVDSPDEREEWMRAIQMVANSLKQRGPGEDAMDYKCGSPSDSSTPEMMEVAVNKARAKVTMNDFDYLKLLGKGTFGKVILVREKATGRYYAMKILRKEVIIAKDEVAHTVTESRVLQNTRHPFLTALKYAFQTHDRLCFVMEYANGGELFFHLSRERVFTEDRARFYGAEIVSALEYLHSRDVVYRDIKLENLMLDKDGHIKITDFGLCKEGISDGATMKTFCGTPEYLAPEVLEDNDYGRAVDWWGLGVVMYEMMCGRLPFYNQDHERLFELILMEEIRFPRTLGPEAKSLLAGLLKKDPKQRLGGGPSDAKEVMEHRFFLSINWQDVVQRKLLPPFKPQVTSEVDTRYFDDEFTAQSITITPPDRYDSLGSLELDQQTHFPQFSYSASIRE
- the Akt2 gene encoding RAC-beta serine/threonine-protein kinase isoform X3 — its product is MRAIQMVANSLKQRGPGEDAMDYKCGSPSDSSTPEMMEVAVNKARAKVTMNDFDYLKLLGKGTFGKVILVREKATGRYYAMKILRKEVIIAKDEVAHTVTESRVLQNTRHPFLTALKYAFQTHDRLCFVMEYANGGELFFHLSRERVFTEDRARFYGAEIVSALEYLHSRDVVYRDIKLENLMLDKDGHIKITDFGLCKEGISDGATMKTFCGTPEYLAPEVLEDNDYGRAVDWWGLGVVMYEMMCGRLPFYNQDHERLFELILMEEIRFPRTLGPEAKSLLAGLLKKDPKQRLGGGPSDAKEVMEHRFFLSINWQDVVQRKLLPPFKPQVTSEVDTRYFDDEFTAQSITITPPDRYDSLGSLELDQQTHFPQFSYSASIRE